One segment of Bradyrhizobium sp. WD16 DNA contains the following:
- the pdeM gene encoding ligase-associated DNA damage response endonuclease PdeM, whose protein sequence is MIALSSAPADLAGSHSASCVRIVGIDLLADLSGAFVWAAERVVVVSDLHLEKGSSFARRGVLLPPYDSAATLSRLAAIVARHDPRTVIALGDSFHDADAHERLGAAERAALGALQAGRDWIWIAGNHDPDLPDDLGGEVRSAITIGPLTFRHEPTGARGEIAGHLHPKARIARRGRSFDRRCFACDDGRAVMPAFGAYAGGLSIRDAAFSAIFGTLGFTAHVLGDRRMHAIAASRCY, encoded by the coding sequence ATGATCGCACTCTCCTCTGCGCCGGCTGATTTAGCGGGGTCGCATTCGGCCTCGTGCGTACGCATCGTCGGTATCGACCTCCTCGCCGACCTCTCCGGCGCCTTCGTCTGGGCGGCCGAGCGCGTCGTCGTGGTCTCCGACCTGCACCTGGAAAAGGGGTCCAGCTTCGCGCGGCGCGGCGTGTTGCTGCCGCCCTATGACAGCGCCGCGACGCTGTCGCGCCTCGCCGCGATCGTCGCGCGCCATGATCCCCGCACGGTCATCGCCCTGGGCGACAGTTTCCACGATGCCGATGCCCATGAGCGGCTCGGCGCCGCGGAGCGCGCCGCACTCGGCGCGCTGCAGGCCGGTCGCGACTGGATCTGGATCGCCGGCAATCACGATCCGGACCTGCCGGATGATCTCGGCGGCGAGGTGCGCAGCGCAATCACGATCGGGCCGCTGACCTTCCGCCACGAACCGACGGGGGCGCGCGGCGAGATCGCCGGCCATCTCCACCCCAAGGCGCGCATTGCGCGCCGTGGCCGCTCCTTCGACCGGCGCTGCTTCGCCTGCGACGACGGCCGCGCGGTCATGCCGGCGTTCGGCGCCTATGCCGGCGGCCTCAGCATCCGCGATGCAGCGTTTTCGGCGATCTTCGGCACGCTCGGCTTTACCGCCCATGTGCTCGGCGACAGGCGGATGCATGCCATCGCCGCCTCGCGCTGCTATTGA
- a CDS encoding acetyl-CoA C-acetyltransferase, with the protein MAEAFIYDHVRTPRGRGKPDGALHEVTALALATAPLQALKERNNLAVDSVDDVILGVVDPIGEAGGDIARFAAMKAGLGTAVPGIQVSRFCASGLDAVNFAAAQVIAGQHELTIGGGAESMSRVGILSSGASWPMDPSMAVPSYFMPQGVAADLIATKYGFSRDDVDAYAVQSQQRAGKAWDEGRFKKSVIAVKDINGLTILDKDEHMRPQTTMQSLAQLQPSFAVMGAMGGFEAVAIQSHPEIEAVNYVHHAGNSSGIVDGAGAVLIGSQEAGKKHDLKPRAKIRAFANIGSEPAMMLTGPIDVTRKVLARSGMKLSDIDLFELNEAFASVVLRYMQAFEIDNDKVNVNGGAIALGHPLGATGAMILGTVLDELERRNLSTALVTLCIGGGMGTATIIERV; encoded by the coding sequence ATGGCTGAAGCATTCATCTACGATCACGTCCGCACCCCGCGCGGTCGCGGCAAGCCGGACGGCGCGCTGCACGAGGTGACCGCGCTCGCTCTTGCCACCGCGCCGCTGCAGGCGCTCAAGGAGCGCAACAACCTTGCCGTCGACAGCGTCGACGACGTCATTCTCGGCGTCGTCGATCCGATCGGCGAGGCGGGCGGCGACATCGCGCGCTTTGCGGCGATGAAGGCCGGCCTCGGCACCGCGGTGCCCGGCATCCAGGTCAGCCGCTTCTGCGCCTCGGGCCTCGACGCGGTGAATTTCGCCGCGGCGCAGGTGATCGCGGGCCAGCATGAGCTGACGATCGGCGGCGGCGCCGAATCCATGAGCCGTGTCGGCATCCTGTCGTCCGGCGCGTCGTGGCCGATGGACCCGTCGATGGCGGTGCCGTCCTATTTCATGCCCCAGGGCGTCGCGGCCGACCTGATCGCGACCAAATACGGTTTCTCGCGCGATGACGTCGACGCCTACGCGGTGCAGAGCCAGCAGCGTGCCGGCAAGGCCTGGGACGAAGGGCGTTTCAAGAAATCGGTGATCGCGGTCAAGGACATCAACGGCCTCACCATCCTCGACAAGGACGAGCACATGCGGCCGCAGACGACGATGCAGTCGCTGGCGCAGCTGCAGCCCTCCTTCGCGGTCATGGGCGCGATGGGCGGCTTCGAGGCCGTCGCCATCCAGTCCCACCCGGAGATCGAGGCGGTCAATTACGTCCATCATGCCGGCAACTCCTCCGGCATCGTCGACGGCGCCGGCGCGGTGCTGATCGGCAGCCAGGAGGCCGGCAAGAAGCACGACCTCAAGCCGCGGGCGAAGATCCGCGCCTTCGCCAATATCGGCTCCGAGCCGGCGATGATGCTGACCGGCCCGATCGACGTCACCCGGAAGGTGCTGGCCCGCTCCGGCATGAAGCTGTCCGACATCGACCTGTTCGAGCTCAACGAGGCCTTCGCCTCGGTGGTGCTGCGCTACATGCAGGCGTTCGAGATCGACAACGACAAGGTCAACGTCAATGGCGGTGCCATCGCGCTCGGCCATCCGCTCGGCGCCACCGGCGCCATGATCCTCGGCACGGTGCTCGACGAGCTGGAGCGCCGCAACCTGTCGACCGCGCTGGTGACCCTGTGCATCGGCGGCGGCATGGGCACCGCCACCATCATCGAACGCGTCTGA
- a CDS encoding NRAMP family divalent metal transporter has product MTQHARSDYQAGRAGAHRHPAPPPAQEPSRVRRFLKTLGPGLVTGASDDDPSGIGTYSQAGAQLGYGIGWTMPLTFPLMAAIQEVSARVGRVTGHGIAGNASRHYSPAVLNLVVVLLFVANTINIGADLAAMADALKLLIGGPGFLYVLVFGISSTLAQIFLDYRRYSAVLKWLTLSLFAYVAALGFAKVHWSEAIMGVLLPRIEWSSGFLTTLVAILGTTISPYLFFWQASQEAEDQRVDPRKHPLVAHPAGAASEFHRIRTDTVAGMAFSNLIALSIIITAAATLHASGRTDIATSSQAAEALRPIAGAFAEYIFAIGIIGTGMLAVPVLAGSAAYAIGEGRRWRVGLARKPREAIAFYATLALSAGLGIALNFTPISPIAALYWSAVINGVLAVPVMVLLMLISARHDIMDKFVVTGPLRWLGWLSTAAMAVCVVAMGVAAVL; this is encoded by the coding sequence ATGACGCAACACGCGCGATCCGACTACCAGGCAGGCCGGGCCGGCGCGCATCGCCATCCCGCGCCGCCGCCTGCGCAGGAGCCCTCTCGGGTCCGCCGCTTTCTCAAGACGCTGGGGCCGGGCCTCGTCACCGGGGCCTCGGACGACGATCCGTCCGGCATCGGCACCTACAGCCAGGCCGGCGCGCAGCTCGGTTACGGCATCGGCTGGACCATGCCGCTGACATTCCCGCTGATGGCGGCGATCCAGGAAGTCTCCGCTCGCGTCGGCCGGGTCACCGGCCACGGCATCGCCGGCAATGCCTCCCGCCATTATTCCCCCGCGGTGCTCAATCTCGTCGTGGTGCTGCTGTTCGTCGCGAACACGATCAATATCGGCGCCGATCTCGCCGCGATGGCCGACGCGCTCAAGCTGCTGATCGGCGGCCCTGGTTTCTTATACGTTCTCGTGTTCGGCATTTCGTCGACACTGGCGCAGATCTTTCTCGACTATCGCCGCTACAGTGCCGTGCTGAAATGGCTGACGCTCAGCCTGTTCGCCTATGTCGCCGCGCTCGGCTTCGCCAAGGTGCATTGGAGCGAGGCGATCATGGGCGTGCTGCTGCCGCGCATCGAATGGAGTTCGGGTTTCCTGACGACGCTGGTCGCGATCCTCGGCACCACCATCTCGCCCTATCTGTTCTTCTGGCAGGCGTCGCAGGAGGCCGAGGATCAGCGCGTCGATCCGCGCAAGCATCCTTTGGTGGCGCACCCCGCCGGCGCCGCCAGCGAATTCCACCGCATCCGTACCGATACGGTGGCCGGCATGGCCTTCTCGAACCTGATCGCGCTGTCGATCATCATCACGGCGGCGGCGACGCTGCATGCGTCGGGACGGACCGATATCGCAACCTCGTCGCAGGCCGCCGAGGCGCTGCGGCCGATCGCCGGCGCCTTCGCCGAATACATCTTCGCCATCGGCATCATCGGCACGGGCATGCTCGCCGTGCCGGTGCTGGCGGGCTCCGCCGCCTATGCCATCGGCGAGGGCCGGCGCTGGCGAGTGGGTCTTGCCCGCAAGCCGCGCGAGGCCATCGCCTTCTATGCCACGCTGGCGCTCTCCGCCGGTCTCGGCATCGCCTTGAATTTCACTCCGATCAGCCCGATCGCTGCGCTGTACTGGAGCGCGGTGATCAACGGCGTCCTGGCGGTGCCGGTGATGGTGCTCCTGATGCTGATTTCGGCGCGCCACGACATCATGGACAAGTTCGTGGTGACCGGGCCGCTGCGCTGGCTCGGCTGGCTCTCGACCGCGGCCATGGCGGTCTGCGTCGTCGCCATGGGGGTGGCGGCGGTGCTCTAA
- a CDS encoding DMT family transporter, with the protein MSVVASSVPSRSARLGALAIPLFCLLWSSAFVAGKIGVTDCPPLIFLTVRFLAAGVLILGLAALRGERLDLRRRDIVAFALIGIFNNALYLGLGYVGLRSISSGLNALIVSANPVFTAVLAARLLGERITARKVTGLVLGVLGVALVVADRVHGGGDSPVGVAFSVGALAAIVGGTILFKRLAPQGSLWIGNGIQNLAGGLAVAPFALMFSDYAEIVPSARLFAAWTYLILGGSIVAYLLWFRLLTTYGATGASALHFLMPPLGMLFGWAILGERLAPHDLLGIVPVALGIYLVTRAARPSSASSRPSSSLSNLGDDE; encoded by the coding sequence ATGTCCGTCGTCGCCTCGTCCGTCCCATCCCGTTCTGCGCGGCTCGGCGCGCTCGCCATTCCGCTGTTCTGCCTGCTGTGGAGCAGCGCCTTCGTCGCCGGCAAGATCGGCGTCACCGACTGTCCGCCGCTGATCTTCCTGACCGTACGCTTCCTCGCCGCCGGCGTGCTGATCCTCGGCCTTGCGGCGCTGCGCGGCGAGCGTCTCGATCTGCGCCGCCGCGACATCGTGGCCTTCGCGCTGATCGGAATCTTCAACAACGCGCTCTATCTCGGGCTCGGCTATGTCGGGCTGCGCAGCATCTCGTCCGGGCTGAACGCCCTGATCGTCAGCGCCAATCCGGTCTTCACCGCGGTGCTCGCGGCGCGGCTGCTCGGTGAGCGCATCACCGCGCGCAAGGTGACAGGCCTCGTGCTCGGTGTTCTCGGCGTCGCCCTCGTCGTCGCCGATCGGGTTCATGGCGGCGGCGACAGTCCGGTCGGCGTCGCGTTCTCGGTCGGCGCGCTGGCGGCGATCGTCGGTGGCACCATCCTGTTCAAGCGCCTCGCCCCGCAGGGCAGCCTGTGGATCGGCAACGGCATCCAGAATCTCGCCGGCGGCCTCGCGGTGGCGCCGTTCGCGCTGATGTTTTCCGATTACGCCGAGATCGTGCCGAGCGCGCGGCTGTTCGCCGCCTGGACCTATCTCATCCTCGGCGGCTCGATCGTGGCCTATCTGTTGTGGTTCCGCCTGCTCACGACCTATGGCGCCACCGGCGCCAGCGCGCTGCATTTCCTGATGCCGCCGCTCGGCATGCTGTTCGGCTGGGCGATTCTCGGCGAACGGCTGGCGCCGCACGATCTGCTCGGGATCGTCCCGGTGGCGCTCGGCATCTATCTGGTGACGCGGGCCGCCAGGCCTTCGTCCGCTTCGAGCCGTCCTTCGAGCAGTCTTTCGAACCTTGGAGACGACGAATGA
- a CDS encoding acyl-CoA dehydrogenase C-terminal domain-containing protein — protein sequence MPSYRAPLEDVKFLLDDVFHFDRYNNLPGFSDASADVRDAILSEAAKFSEEVLQPLNRVGDLEGCKRDDDGRVTTPKGFKEAFRQMGEGGWIGLAGPVEYGGQGLPQTLAQTIGEFMISANMAFSMYHGLTLGAVAALVAHADDGIKQTYIPNMLAGKWAGTMNLTEPHCGTDLGLLRTKAARQADGSFKISGTKIFISGGDQDITENIVHLVIARIEGAPAGTKGISLFVVPKFLVNADGSLGARNGVSCGSIEHKMGIHGNATCVMNYDNATGWLVGEENKGLNAMFVMMNEARLGVAAQGLAQSEVAYQNAVAYAKERLQGRSLSGPKAPDKAADPIIVHPDVRRTLLTIRAFNEASRAMMIWTSLKADVARKSSDAKERQEAEDHLGLLTPVMKGVMTDLGFSNAVAAQQMFGGHGYIAEWGMEQFVRDARIAMIYEGANGIQALDLVGRKLPKDGGRAAMAFFNEVGAFAKEHGGDEAMKPYVAPLSTALGHLQQATMWLMQNAMAKPDNAGAASTDYMHLFGLVVLGYMWARMAKVASDKIAAGDGAQHLRTKLVTGKFFMERVLPETAAHLARIQSGAATTMELAADAF from the coding sequence ATGCCGAGCTACAGGGCCCCCCTCGAAGACGTCAAATTTCTGCTGGACGACGTCTTCCACTTCGACCGCTACAACAATCTGCCAGGGTTCAGCGACGCCTCCGCGGATGTGCGCGACGCGATTCTGTCGGAGGCGGCCAAGTTCAGCGAGGAAGTCCTGCAGCCGCTCAACCGGGTCGGCGATCTCGAGGGCTGCAAGCGTGACGACGACGGCCGCGTCACCACCCCCAAGGGTTTCAAGGAGGCGTTCCGCCAGATGGGCGAGGGCGGCTGGATCGGTCTCGCCGGCCCGGTGGAATATGGCGGCCAGGGACTGCCGCAGACGCTGGCGCAGACCATCGGCGAGTTCATGATCTCCGCCAACATGGCGTTCTCGATGTATCACGGCCTGACGCTTGGCGCCGTGGCGGCGCTGGTGGCGCACGCCGACGACGGCATCAAGCAGACCTACATTCCGAACATGCTCGCCGGCAAATGGGCCGGCACGATGAATCTGACCGAGCCGCATTGCGGCACCGATCTCGGACTGCTGCGCACCAAGGCGGCGCGGCAGGCGGACGGCAGCTTCAAGATCTCCGGCACCAAGATCTTCATCTCCGGCGGCGACCAGGACATCACCGAGAATATCGTCCACCTGGTGATTGCCCGCATCGAAGGCGCGCCGGCCGGCACCAAGGGCATTTCGCTGTTCGTGGTGCCGAAATTCCTCGTCAATGCGGACGGCAGCCTCGGCGCCAGGAACGGCGTGAGCTGCGGCTCGATCGAGCACAAGATGGGCATTCACGGCAATGCCACCTGCGTCATGAACTACGACAACGCCACGGGCTGGCTGGTCGGCGAGGAGAACAAGGGTCTCAACGCCATGTTCGTGATGATGAACGAGGCGCGGCTCGGGGTTGCGGCGCAGGGCCTCGCGCAGTCCGAAGTGGCCTACCAGAACGCGGTCGCCTACGCGAAGGAGCGCCTGCAGGGCCGTTCGCTGTCGGGGCCGAAGGCCCCGGACAAGGCCGCCGATCCGATCATCGTCCATCCCGACGTGCGCCGCACCCTGCTCACCATCCGCGCCTTCAACGAAGCCTCGCGCGCCATGATGATCTGGACCTCGCTCAAGGCCGACGTCGCGCGCAAGTCGAGCGACGCCAAGGAGCGGCAGGAGGCCGAGGATCATCTCGGCCTGCTGACGCCGGTGATGAAGGGCGTGATGACCGATCTCGGCTTTTCCAACGCGGTGGCGGCCCAGCAGATGTTCGGCGGTCACGGCTACATCGCAGAATGGGGCATGGAGCAGTTCGTCCGCGATGCCCGTATCGCCATGATCTATGAAGGCGCCAACGGCATCCAGGCGCTCGACCTGGTCGGCCGCAAGCTGCCCAAGGACGGCGGTCGCGCCGCGATGGCCTTCTTCAACGAGGTCGGCGCCTTCGCCAAAGAGCACGGCGGCGACGAGGCGATGAAGCCCTATGTGGCGCCGCTCAGCACCGCGCTCGGCCATCTGCAGCAGGCCACCATGTGGCTGATGCAGAACGCCATGGCCAAGCCGGACAATGCCGGCGCCGCCTCGACCGACTACATGCATCTCTTCGGCCTCGTCGTGCTCGGCTACATGTGGGCGCGCATGGCCAAGGTGGCGAGCGACAAGATCGCGGCCGGCGACGGCGCGCAGCATCTCAGGACCAAGCTGGTGACCGGCAAGTTCTTCATGGAGCGCGTGCTGCCGGAAACCGCCGCGCATCTCGCCCGCATCCAGAGCGGCGCCGCCACCACCATGGAGCTGGCGGCGGACGCGTTCTGA
- a CDS encoding LysR substrate-binding domain-containing protein, with amino-acid sequence MIRNAAFDLDLLRSFVSVVDAGGFTRAGERVHRTQSTVSQQIRRLEDYVGRPLLNRVGKRVTLTDDGERLLSYARRILALAEEARDVLARPCGEGAVRLGLPEDFAAYRLTRLLASFVRSRPGLRLDVRTEQSVNLRRDLERGELDLALVKREAGSGEAIAVWPERLHWVTSKANPVVRDLPSLPLVFFPTGCLYRTRAIHAIESMGRAWHMAYASSSLAGIQAAVAAGLGLSVLPDIAVRPEHRLLTARDGFPPIDRTEVALISQPGASAATLRLAERLVAYCNTVQARAA; translated from the coding sequence ATGATCCGGAACGCAGCCTTCGACCTCGATCTGTTGCGCAGCTTCGTCTCCGTGGTCGACGCCGGCGGCTTCACCCGCGCCGGGGAACGCGTCCACCGCACCCAGTCCACCGTCAGCCAGCAGATCCGTCGGCTCGAGGACTATGTCGGCCGGCCGCTGCTCAACCGCGTCGGCAAGCGCGTGACCCTGACCGACGACGGCGAGCGGCTGTTGTCCTATGCCCGGCGGATCCTGGCGCTGGCCGAAGAGGCGCGGGACGTGCTGGCGCGCCCCTGCGGCGAAGGCGCGGTGCGGCTCGGGCTACCGGAGGATTTCGCGGCCTATCGGCTGACGCGGCTGCTGGCCAGCTTCGTGCGATCGCGGCCGGGTCTGCGGCTCGACGTGCGCACCGAGCAGAGCGTCAACCTGCGCCGCGACCTCGAACGTGGCGAACTCGACCTCGCCCTGGTCAAGCGCGAGGCCGGCAGCGGCGAGGCCATCGCGGTCTGGCCGGAGCGGCTGCACTGGGTCACCAGCAAGGCGAACCCGGTGGTGCGCGACCTGCCGTCGCTGCCGCTGGTGTTCTTTCCGACCGGCTGCCTCTACCGGACGCGGGCAATCCACGCCATCGAGAGCATGGGGCGCGCCTGGCACATGGCCTATGCCTCTTCGTCGCTGGCCGGCATCCAGGCCGCAGTGGCCGCCGGCCTCGGGCTGAGCGTGTTGCCCGACATCGCGGTCCGCCCCGAGCATCGGCTGCTGACGGCGCGCGACGGCTTTCCGCCGATCGACCGCACCGAAGTGGCGCTGATCTCCCAGCCGGGCGCCAGCGCGGCGACGCTGCGGCTCGCCGAAAGGCTGGTCGCCTATTGCAACACCGTTCAGGCCAGGGCGGCTTAG
- a CDS encoding TIGR02186 family protein: protein MRLRSPLAALLVLATILVAPAARAERLIVSVSNDRVTVTSNYDGEELVLFGAIERDGAPDGRTYDLVVTVSGPPADLVTRRKERKLGIWVNVDSRQFINVPSYLAVFANRPFDAVATPELRRNLQIGLDHILLTQRVGTDYADVVASDPFRRAFLRLRSDHGLYRENAGAVTFLTPTLFRTSIPLPAQVPIGDYAVDIKLLSDGVLVGRTVTRFEIVKVGFEQFVATAARQQPLLYGLVTVMMALITGWFASIIFRRD from the coding sequence ATGAGGCTCCGGTCCCCTCTCGCCGCCCTGCTCGTCCTCGCCACCATCCTGGTCGCGCCAGCGGCGCGGGCCGAGCGGCTGATCGTTTCGGTCTCCAACGATCGCGTCACCGTCACCTCGAATTACGACGGCGAGGAGCTGGTGCTGTTCGGCGCCATCGAACGCGATGGCGCGCCCGACGGCCGGACCTATGACCTTGTGGTCACCGTCAGCGGTCCGCCGGCCGATCTCGTGACGCGGCGCAAGGAGCGCAAACTCGGTATCTGGGTCAACGTCGATTCGCGGCAATTCATCAACGTGCCGTCCTACCTCGCGGTGTTCGCCAATCGGCCCTTCGACGCCGTCGCCACGCCGGAGCTGCGGCGCAATCTGCAGATCGGTCTCGATCACATCCTTCTCACCCAGCGGGTCGGCACCGATTATGCCGACGTGGTGGCGAGCGATCCGTTCCGGCGGGCCTTCCTGCGGCTGCGCAGCGACCACGGCCTCTACCGCGAGAACGCCGGCGCGGTGACCTTCCTGACCCCGACGCTGTTCCGCACCAGCATTCCGCTGCCTGCCCAGGTGCCGATCGGCGACTACGCGGTCGATATCAAGCTGCTTTCCGACGGCGTGCTGGTCGGGCGCACCGTCACCCGCTTCGAGATCGTCAAGGTCGGTTTCGAACAGTTCGTCGCCACCGCCGCGCGCCAGCAGCCGCTGCTCTACGGCCTCGTCACGGTGATGATGGCACTGATCACCGGCTGGTTCGCCTCGATCATCTTCCGGCGGGATTGA
- a CDS encoding sulfite exporter TauE/SafE family protein, translated as MQIYLPVADLPVNILLVLAMGIAVGFVSGMFGIGGGFLMTPLLIFIGISPAVAVASVSSHIAASSFSGALSYWRRQAVDPALAAVLLVGGIMGTALGVWLFSFLRSLGQLDLTIALSYVVLLSAVGGLMLWEGVSAIRRARRGEAAMPRRPGSHVWIHGLPLKMRFKRSKIYLSAIPVVTVGALIGFVGAVMGIGGAFLLIPIMIYLLRVPTGVVIGTAQVLTLTTMAMATLLHATTNHLVDAVLALILMVGGVTGAQFGARAGQRIRGEHLRLLLGLLILSVGIRFAVELVIPPQEIFTLRETGTSP; from the coding sequence GTGCAGATCTATCTTCCGGTCGCCGATCTTCCGGTCAACATCCTGCTGGTACTGGCGATGGGCATCGCCGTCGGCTTCGTCTCCGGCATGTTCGGCATCGGCGGCGGTTTCCTGATGACGCCGCTGCTGATCTTCATCGGCATCTCGCCGGCGGTCGCGGTGGCCTCGGTCTCCAGCCACATCGCCGCATCCTCCTTCTCCGGCGCTCTGTCCTATTGGCGACGACAGGCGGTCGATCCGGCACTGGCGGCGGTCCTGCTGGTCGGCGGCATCATGGGCACCGCGCTCGGCGTCTGGCTGTTTTCCTTCCTGCGCTCGCTCGGCCAGCTCGACCTCACCATCGCGCTGTCCTACGTGGTGCTGCTGTCCGCCGTCGGCGGCCTGATGCTGTGGGAGGGCGTCTCTGCCATCCGGCGCGCCCGCCGCGGCGAGGCGGCGATGCCGCGCCGGCCGGGCAGCCATGTCTGGATCCACGGCCTGCCGCTGAAGATGCGCTTCAAGCGCTCCAAGATCTACCTGTCGGCCATTCCGGTCGTGACGGTCGGCGCGCTGATCGGCTTCGTCGGCGCCGTGATGGGCATCGGCGGCGCCTTCCTGCTGATTCCGATCATGATCTATCTGCTGCGGGTGCCGACCGGCGTCGTCATCGGCACGGCGCAGGTCCTGACCCTCACCACCATGGCGATGGCGACGCTGCTGCACGCCACCACCAATCATCTGGTCGACGCGGTGCTGGCGCTGATCCTGATGGTCGGCGGCGTCACCGGCGCCCAGTTCGGGGCCCGCGCCGGCCAGCGCATTCGCGGCGAGCACCTGCGCCTGCTGCTCGGGCTGCTGATCCTGTCGGTCGGCATCCGTTTCGCGGTCGAACTGGTGATCCCGCCGCAGGAAATCTTCACGCTGCGCGAAACGGGGACCTCGCCATGA